One genomic window of Desulforegula conservatrix Mb1Pa includes the following:
- a CDS encoding transposase, with translation MAKNMIQFQKGKSIHEFLSEYGTEDKCQDSLFRLRWPHGFSCPNCGGSKFCELKSRDLYQCHKCHHQASV, from the coding sequence ATGGCAAAAAATATGATCCAATTTCAAAAAGGAAAGAGTATTCACGAATTCCTGTCCGAATATGGGACCGAAGATAAGTGCCAAGACTCATTATTCAGACTTAGATGGCCGCATGGTTTTAGTTGTCCGAATTGCGGCGGTTCGAAATTTTGCGAGCTCAAATCAAGAGATCTGTACCAATGCCACAAGTGTCACCATCAGGCGTCGGT